The Microbacterium foliorum genome has a window encoding:
- a CDS encoding fatty acid desaturase family protein, translating into MSISQVEKTAGQLGPVRQTYSGNAEFPPMAQAYKQVSQVVKETGLLRRAGWFYIFVGTALAIALGGVVTGFILLGDSWLQLLMAGALGIILTQVAFLAHEAAHRQILSSGPANFRLARILAAGVVGISYSWWDSKHTKHHGNPNQVGKDPDIEVDTVSFLETDAAKSRGLVRLITRKQGWLFFPLLTLEGLNLHYLGVKHLVTSKKAKGRWIELGLIALRFAIVLVPVFLMLPLGMAFAFMGVQLAVFGVYMGASFAPNHKGMPIIDPSARLDFFSKQVRTSRNIRGGWWATWLMGGLNYQVEHHLFPNMPRPHLSKAREIVRDYCAANDVPYTETSLGRSYAIVIQYLNRVGLAAGADPFDCPAVAQFGRA; encoded by the coding sequence ATCTCCATTTCGCAGGTCGAAAAGACCGCAGGCCAGCTCGGACCCGTACGTCAGACGTACTCCGGCAACGCAGAGTTCCCCCCGATGGCACAGGCCTACAAGCAGGTGTCGCAGGTCGTCAAGGAAACCGGACTGCTGAGACGCGCAGGCTGGTTCTACATCTTCGTCGGAACCGCCCTCGCCATCGCCCTCGGCGGCGTGGTGACGGGTTTCATCCTCCTCGGTGACAGCTGGCTCCAGCTCCTGATGGCCGGCGCGCTCGGCATCATCCTCACGCAGGTCGCCTTCCTCGCTCACGAGGCGGCGCACCGGCAGATCCTCTCCTCGGGCCCGGCGAACTTCCGTCTCGCCCGCATCCTCGCCGCCGGAGTCGTCGGCATCAGCTACTCCTGGTGGGACTCGAAGCACACCAAGCACCACGGCAACCCGAACCAGGTGGGCAAGGACCCCGACATCGAGGTCGACACGGTCTCGTTCCTCGAGACCGATGCCGCGAAGTCCCGTGGTCTGGTCCGTCTGATCACCCGCAAGCAGGGGTGGCTGTTCTTCCCGCTGCTCACTCTCGAGGGGCTCAACCTTCACTACCTGGGCGTCAAGCACCTGGTCACGAGCAAGAAGGCCAAGGGCCGCTGGATCGAGCTGGGCCTCATCGCCCTCCGCTTCGCGATCGTGCTCGTCCCCGTGTTCCTGATGCTCCCGCTCGGCATGGCGTTCGCCTTCATGGGCGTGCAGCTCGCCGTCTTCGGCGTGTACATGGGCGCATCGTTCGCGCCGAACCACAAGGGCATGCCGATCATCGACCCGAGCGCCCGCCTCGACTTCTTCTCGAAGCAGGTGCGCACCTCCCGCAACATCCGCGGCGGATGGTGGGCGACCTGGCTCATGGGCGGCCTGAACTACCAGGTCGAGCACCACCTCTTCCCCAACATGCCGCGTCCGCACCTGTCGAAGGCTCGCGAGATCGTTCGCGACTACTGCGCCGCGAACGACGTGCCGTACACGGAGACGAGCCTCGGCCGGTCCTACGCGATCGTCATCCAGTACCTGAACCGCGTCGGCCTCGCCGCCGGTGCGGACCCGTTCGACTGCCCCGCAGTCGCGCAGTTCGGTCGCGCCTGA
- a CDS encoding response regulator, which translates to MIRVIVADDHPIVRSGIVGLIDLDPSLEVVGQAASGPEAVELAARLHPDVVLMDLRMPAGSGIEATARLAAAQPTARVLVLTTYESDDDIIGAIEAGASGYLLKAAPHEEILAGIRAVAEGHTVLAPRIATTLVSRMRSDRPSRPPLSPREREVLRLVAAGRSNPEIARELLIGEATVKTHLLHVFEKLEVSDRTRAVTLALELGLL; encoded by the coding sequence ATGATCCGTGTCATCGTCGCCGACGACCATCCCATCGTGCGCTCCGGGATCGTGGGGCTCATCGACCTCGACCCCTCCCTCGAGGTGGTCGGACAGGCGGCGAGCGGGCCCGAGGCTGTCGAGCTCGCGGCGCGACTGCATCCCGATGTCGTGCTCATGGATCTGCGCATGCCGGCTGGATCCGGCATCGAGGCCACCGCGCGCCTCGCGGCCGCGCAGCCGACCGCGCGCGTGCTCGTGCTGACCACCTACGAGAGCGACGACGACATCATCGGCGCGATCGAGGCGGGTGCCAGCGGCTACCTGCTCAAGGCCGCACCGCACGAGGAGATCCTCGCCGGCATCCGCGCGGTCGCCGAGGGGCACACCGTCCTCGCGCCCCGCATCGCCACGACTCTCGTGTCGCGCATGCGCAGCGATCGCCCGAGCAGGCCGCCGCTGAGCCCCCGGGAGCGCGAGGTGCTGCGCCTCGTCGCGGCCGGCCGGAGCAACCCCGAGATCGCCCGCGAACTGCTCATCGGCGAGGCGACCGTGAAGACGCATCTGCTGCATGTCTTCGAGAAGCTCGAGGTCTCGGATCGCACGCGCGCCGTGACCCTCGCCCTGGAACTCGGCCTGCTCTAG
- a CDS encoding sensor histidine kinase — MSLTIRRERLGWDLAATALLIAVVALIFADGESFAGSRWMLIGVALAVYLLYALGARPYVGIHEGVDDPSPLASALLQIGLVAALAVGTALEPSMLLLQTLVLPLIWMTSRSTTQAVLVTIGNGMVLALAYAYAGDFDADAVIAGVMTTALSAAFSLALGLWITRIAQWGVQRQTLLTELTAAQAGLETASREAGALEERARLARDVHDTIAQSLTSIVMLAERARVDGSPAALELIEGAAREALLEARTLVAVSSPAPSADSLGDALQRLGDRFTRETGVQVDVAVSDAVLAREIEVVLLRCAQEGLANVRKHSGAASARVTLIVGDAAELTVRDDGRGLGGVTIDDDRGFGLAGMRDRVALVGGTLTVQDARDDTGGAAGTRLAVRIPLLPNEETA; from the coding sequence ATGAGCCTCACCATCCGCCGCGAGCGCCTCGGATGGGATCTCGCCGCCACCGCGCTGCTCATCGCGGTCGTCGCTCTCATCTTCGCCGACGGCGAGAGCTTCGCGGGATCCCGTTGGATGCTGATCGGCGTCGCCCTCGCGGTCTACCTGCTCTACGCGCTCGGCGCTCGCCCCTATGTCGGCATCCACGAGGGAGTCGACGATCCCTCCCCTCTGGCCTCCGCGCTCCTGCAGATCGGGCTGGTCGCCGCGCTGGCCGTGGGTACCGCGCTCGAGCCGAGCATGCTCCTGCTGCAGACGCTCGTGCTGCCGCTCATCTGGATGACGTCGCGCTCGACCACCCAGGCCGTGCTCGTCACCATCGGCAACGGCATGGTCCTCGCCCTCGCCTACGCGTACGCCGGCGACTTCGATGCGGATGCCGTGATCGCCGGTGTCATGACCACCGCCCTCTCCGCCGCTTTCAGCCTGGCACTGGGTCTGTGGATCACTCGCATCGCGCAGTGGGGCGTGCAGCGGCAGACCCTGCTGACCGAGCTCACCGCCGCACAGGCGGGCCTCGAGACCGCCAGTCGGGAGGCCGGGGCGCTCGAGGAGCGTGCCCGCCTCGCACGCGACGTGCACGACACGATCGCGCAGAGCCTGACGAGCATCGTGATGCTCGCCGAGCGCGCCCGCGTCGACGGCTCGCCCGCTGCGCTCGAGCTGATCGAGGGCGCGGCACGCGAGGCGTTGCTGGAGGCGAGGACGCTCGTCGCGGTGTCCTCCCCCGCCCCGTCCGCCGATTCTCTGGGCGATGCCCTCCAGCGTCTGGGCGACCGCTTCACCCGTGAGACCGGGGTGCAGGTCGACGTCGCGGTGTCGGATGCCGTGCTGGCGCGGGAGATCGAGGTCGTTCTGCTCCGCTGCGCCCAGGAGGGCCTCGCCAACGTGCGCAAGCACTCCGGGGCGGCTTCCGCGCGCGTGACTCTGATCGTCGGAGACGCCGCCGAGCTCACCGTCCGCGACGACGGCCGCGGCCTGGGCGGGGTGACCATCGACGACGACCGAGGATTCGGACTCGCCGGCATGCGCGACCGGGTCGCCCTCGTCGGCGGCACGCTCACCGTGCAGGACGCACGCGACGACACCGGGGGCGCCGCGGGCACCCGCCTCGCCGTCCGCATCCCCCTGCTTCCGAACGAGGAGACCGCATGA
- a CDS encoding ABC transporter permease yields MTAVTASPGFTAARTVRLGIRRIGFELRQYFRAGDQVFFTFLFPTVMYLIFATIFTGDVGQGPDSVSMATYYLPGLVAGGIFLSGVQGLSIEIAVEKSDGTLKRLGSTPISPATYFIGKIGEVFVTAILQIALLLTVAVVLYGVQLPADAESWGRFAWVFVLGLLACALLGIALSSVPRSGKTASAVVIPVVLLLQFISGVYIAFTTLPEWLQNVASVFPLKWIAQGMRAAILPESFGAAEPNGSWELGLVAIALALWLVAGVILSRATFRWIRRNG; encoded by the coding sequence ATGACCGCCGTCACCGCATCCCCGGGATTCACCGCCGCCCGCACGGTGCGGCTCGGCATCCGGCGCATCGGCTTCGAGCTGCGCCAGTACTTCCGGGCCGGCGACCAGGTGTTCTTCACCTTCCTCTTCCCGACGGTGATGTACCTGATCTTCGCCACCATCTTCACCGGTGACGTGGGGCAGGGCCCCGACAGCGTCAGCATGGCCACCTATTACCTGCCAGGGCTGGTCGCCGGCGGCATCTTCCTCTCCGGCGTGCAGGGGCTGTCGATCGAGATCGCCGTCGAGAAGAGCGACGGCACGCTCAAGCGCCTCGGCAGCACGCCGATCTCTCCCGCCACGTACTTCATCGGCAAGATCGGCGAGGTCTTCGTGACCGCGATCCTGCAGATCGCGCTGCTCCTGACCGTCGCGGTGGTGCTCTACGGGGTGCAGCTGCCCGCCGATGCCGAGTCGTGGGGACGCTTCGCGTGGGTCTTCGTGCTCGGCCTCCTCGCGTGCGCGCTTCTGGGGATCGCCCTCTCGTCCGTCCCCCGATCCGGCAAGACGGCATCGGCCGTCGTCATTCCGGTCGTGCTCCTGCTGCAGTTCATCTCGGGCGTCTACATCGCCTTCACCACGCTGCCGGAGTGGCTGCAGAACGTGGCGTCGGTGTTCCCGCTCAAATGGATCGCGCAGGGCATGCGCGCGGCGATCCTGCCGGAGTCCTTCGGGGCGGCGGAGCCGAACGGCAGCTGGGAGCTCGGACTCGTGGCGATCGCGCTCGCGCTGTGGCTCGTCGCCGGGGTGATTCTGAGCCGCGCCACGTTCCGCTGGATCCGACGAAACGGATGA
- a CDS encoding ABC transporter ATP-binding protein, whose translation MTDSVIEVRDLRKEYGGHAAVDGISFDIRRGETFALLGPNGAGKSTTIEILEGYRHRTSGEVRVLGVDPQRGGLDWKARLGIVLQSTGEAGSFTVRELLTEFAGYYPAPREVDEVIAAVGLEQKQRTRASRLSGGQQRRLDVALGIIGHPELLFLDEPTTGFDPEARRQFWGLIRTLKAEGTSILLTTHYLDEAAQLGDRAAVIVGGRIAAIGAIDEIGGEDARTPMVRWIDSTGARREERTSSPGALVAELQRTHGEPDALEIVRPTLEDIYLDLIRRHDAAAASLPLTTASATAEEPA comes from the coding sequence ATGACAGACAGCGTGATCGAGGTCCGCGACCTCCGCAAGGAGTACGGCGGCCACGCCGCCGTCGACGGCATCAGCTTCGACATCCGCCGCGGTGAGACGTTCGCGCTGCTCGGACCCAACGGCGCGGGCAAGTCGACGACCATCGAGATCCTCGAGGGATATCGGCACCGCACCTCCGGCGAGGTGCGGGTGCTCGGCGTGGATCCGCAGCGGGGAGGGCTGGACTGGAAGGCGCGCCTCGGCATCGTTCTGCAGTCCACGGGCGAGGCGGGGTCTTTCACCGTCCGTGAGCTGCTCACCGAGTTCGCGGGCTACTACCCCGCTCCCCGCGAGGTCGACGAGGTGATCGCGGCTGTCGGGCTCGAGCAGAAGCAGCGTACGCGCGCGAGCCGACTCTCCGGTGGGCAACAGCGACGTCTCGACGTGGCGCTGGGGATCATCGGACACCCCGAGCTGCTGTTCCTCGACGAACCGACCACCGGGTTCGACCCCGAGGCGCGACGGCAGTTCTGGGGACTCATCCGAACGCTCAAGGCCGAGGGCACCAGCATCCTGCTCACCACGCACTACCTCGACGAAGCGGCGCAGCTCGGCGACCGCGCCGCCGTCATCGTGGGCGGACGCATCGCGGCGATAGGAGCCATCGACGAGATCGGCGGCGAGGACGCCCGCACCCCGATGGTCCGCTGGATCGACTCGACCGGCGCACGCCGCGAGGAGCGCACGTCGTCGCCCGGGGCTCTGGTCGCCGAGCTTCAGCGCACGCACGGCGAGCCCGATGCCCTCGAGATCGTCCGACCGACGCTCGAGGACATCTACCTCGATCTCATCCGCCGGCACGATGCCGCAGCCGCATCCCTTCCCCTCACGACTGCATCCGCCACCGCAGAGGAGCCCGCATGA
- a CDS encoding DUF2071 domain-containing protein, translating into MRIIRQVRAQLRRRLLISYRVDPAAAAALLPKGFRPQLVDGSAVAGVCVLGLEDIRPRVVRRRIGLRSENAAHRIAVEWDGPDGVETGVFIFERHSSAWHPVLFGGRLFPGVHRRARFRIAESEDRFAVTMAAGAHSVDADVEVTGEWSSTLFPTIEDASAFYRSGRVGWSLARDGQSVEPVALAADGWKVETARLHRLRSSFFDALPDGAAVFDSVVVMRDLPLLLSDARVDRTEPIAVGVGRGGISPAGA; encoded by the coding sequence ATGAGGATCATCCGACAGGTCCGCGCGCAGCTGCGTCGTCGGCTCCTGATCAGCTATCGCGTCGACCCGGCGGCAGCCGCGGCGCTGCTCCCGAAGGGGTTCCGCCCGCAGCTCGTCGACGGCTCCGCGGTCGCCGGCGTCTGCGTCCTCGGTCTCGAGGACATCCGCCCGCGGGTGGTCCGTCGTCGGATCGGACTTCGTTCGGAGAACGCCGCGCACCGGATCGCCGTCGAATGGGACGGGCCGGACGGAGTCGAGACCGGTGTGTTCATCTTCGAGCGCCACAGCTCGGCGTGGCATCCCGTGCTCTTCGGCGGACGCCTGTTCCCCGGAGTGCATCGCAGGGCGCGATTCCGGATCGCGGAATCGGAGGATCGCTTCGCCGTCACGATGGCGGCGGGCGCGCACAGCGTCGATGCCGACGTCGAGGTCACAGGGGAGTGGTCGAGCACGCTCTTCCCGACGATCGAGGACGCATCGGCGTTCTACCGCTCCGGCCGGGTGGGCTGGTCCCTGGCGCGCGACGGGCAGAGCGTCGAACCCGTCGCGCTCGCGGCCGACGGGTGGAAGGTCGAGACGGCGCGACTGCATCGCCTCCGGTCGTCGTTCTTCGATGCGCTGCCCGACGGCGCGGCCGTGTTCGACAGCGTCGTCGTGATGCGCGACCTTCCGCTCCTGCTGTCGGACGCCCGTGTCGACCGCACCGAGCCGATCGCCGTAGGAGTCGGCCGCGGGGGAATCAGCCCAGCAGGAGCATGA
- a CDS encoding AEC family transporter codes for MIETLTGFAVVGVAIALGWLLGRIDLLGPHARHVLGRLIFFVLSPFLLFTVLAHADAKMLFSSLLPVSAIAAVTIIAIYTLVARLWWKRPVGETLIGALSAGQVNSNNIGIPLSLYLLGSAAYPAPVVLMQLLVFTPISLTILDAVTSDRVSLRKTLVRTATNPIIIGSILGTLVSVLDITVPPIVMQPAQLIADAAVPVLLISYGISLHGQRVLGAPGHRRDIIVATALKLLAMPLIAWVVAEFVFGLSSPEVLIVVILAALPTAQNVFNYSQRYDIGETISRDTVFLTTLGCLPVLIGIMLLLG; via the coding sequence ATGATCGAGACGCTCACCGGATTCGCCGTCGTGGGAGTCGCGATCGCCCTGGGCTGGCTGCTCGGGCGCATCGACCTTCTGGGGCCGCACGCGCGACATGTGCTCGGCCGGCTGATCTTCTTCGTACTGTCGCCCTTCCTGCTCTTCACGGTGCTCGCGCACGCGGACGCGAAGATGCTCTTCTCCTCGCTGCTGCCGGTGTCGGCGATCGCCGCGGTCACGATCATCGCGATCTACACGCTCGTCGCACGGCTGTGGTGGAAGCGTCCTGTCGGCGAGACGCTGATCGGCGCCCTGTCCGCGGGCCAGGTGAACTCGAACAACATCGGCATCCCGCTGTCGCTCTACCTGCTGGGCAGTGCCGCGTACCCCGCGCCGGTCGTGCTGATGCAGCTGCTGGTGTTCACCCCCATCTCGCTGACGATCCTCGATGCGGTGACGAGCGACCGGGTCTCGCTGCGCAAGACGCTCGTGCGCACGGCGACGAACCCGATCATCATCGGCTCGATCCTCGGCACGCTCGTCTCGGTGCTCGACATCACGGTCCCGCCGATCGTGATGCAGCCCGCTCAGCTGATCGCCGATGCCGCAGTGCCCGTTCTGCTCATCAGCTACGGCATCTCCCTGCACGGTCAGCGCGTGCTGGGCGCCCCGGGCCATCGACGCGACATCATCGTCGCGACCGCGCTGAAGCTGCTCGCGATGCCGCTGATCGCCTGGGTCGTGGCGGAGTTCGTCTTCGGGCTCTCCTCGCCCGAGGTGCTGATCGTGGTGATCCTCGCAGCGCTGCCGACCGCGCAGAACGTCTTCAACTACTCGCAGCGGTATGACATCGGCGAGACGATCTCCCGCGACACCGTCTTCCTCACCACGCTCGGCTGCCTGCCGGTACTCATCGGCATCATGCTCCTGCTGGGCTGA
- a CDS encoding GntR family transcriptional regulator translates to MGPESPVVPGAQHNLGAEELFRRLATSIADGTYAPGAKLSDKAIAEDLGVTRTPVREAVQRLARAGLMEVHANRYSMVTDITDERSRITREFAASQGGEIIREAALALSEQDLVIACELIHDAIESVESGEGWIETHVELFEFLTDRALNDLYRLMLSDFWYLVFRDLYLGEPRVDTKESLEELESAMRARSANAGVRAVQQMLRLK, encoded by the coding sequence ATGGGACCTGAATCACCTGTTGTGCCTGGGGCGCAGCACAACCTCGGCGCCGAGGAGCTCTTCCGCCGACTCGCGACCTCGATCGCCGACGGCACGTATGCACCGGGCGCGAAGCTGAGCGACAAGGCGATCGCCGAGGACCTCGGCGTGACGCGCACCCCCGTCCGCGAGGCCGTCCAGCGACTCGCGCGTGCAGGACTCATGGAGGTGCACGCGAACCGCTACTCGATGGTCACCGACATCACCGACGAGCGCTCGCGGATCACTCGCGAGTTCGCCGCATCTCAGGGTGGCGAGATCATCCGCGAAGCCGCGCTCGCGCTCTCCGAGCAGGATCTCGTGATCGCCTGCGAGCTGATCCACGACGCGATCGAGTCCGTCGAGTCCGGAGAGGGCTGGATCGAGACGCACGTCGAACTGTTCGAGTTCCTGACAGACCGTGCGCTCAACGACCTCTACCGGCTGATGCTGAGTGACTTCTGGTACCTGGTCTTCCGCGACCTGTACCTCGGCGAGCCCAGAGTCGACACGAAGGAGTCGCTCGAGGAGCTCGAATCGGCGATGCGGGCCCGCAGTGCGAACGCCGGCGTACGCGCCGTGCAGCAGATGCTCCGCCTCAAGTAG
- a CDS encoding BLUF domain-containing protein: MAPHSSLVSLVYSSTATRPFDDDELAGLLAVSRARNAERNITGMLLYREREFIQILEGTRADVESLMADIAGDRRHSDVRVLLEEPLHERRFEKWTMGYRPLVAAQPEMLDGYRDSFDDLRMGDHDMIGRALMELTMWFRVREAAPGRTAVRTP, from the coding sequence ATGGCACCGCACAGCTCTCTCGTCTCGCTCGTGTACAGCAGCACCGCGACCCGCCCCTTCGACGACGACGAGCTGGCTGGCCTTCTCGCAGTGAGCCGCGCGAGGAACGCCGAGCGGAACATCACCGGGATGCTGCTCTACCGCGAGCGTGAGTTCATCCAGATCCTCGAAGGCACGCGCGCCGACGTCGAGTCGCTCATGGCGGACATCGCGGGGGACCGGCGCCACAGCGACGTCCGCGTGCTCCTCGAAGAGCCGCTGCACGAGCGGCGTTTCGAGAAGTGGACCATGGGGTACCGACCGCTGGTCGCTGCCCAGCCCGAGATGCTCGACGGCTACCGCGACTCTTTCGACGACCTCCGCATGGGTGACCACGACATGATCGGTCGGGCCCTGATGGAGCTCACCATGTGGTTCCGCGTCCGCGAGGCGGCGCCGGGGCGGACGGCTGTGCGGACGCCATAG
- a CDS encoding formylglycine-generating enzyme family protein produces MTRIPAGRLLMGSVDFYPEEGPVHEREIEAFDLDPYPVTNAEYLRFVTETGYVTVAERPLDPREFPGADPATLVPGGLVFTPTDGPVNLNEWQRWWRWQPGAHWRAPEGPGSDVDGRLEHPVVQIAFEDASAYAAWAHKRLPTEAEWEWAARGGLVGARYAWGEELRPDGELMANTWQGDFPYRNSGAAGFIGTSATGAFPANGFGVHDMIGNVWEWTADTWSARHSMSPTIQPGERRNLLGVDAGGPPRRVTKGGSHLCAPEYCRRYRPAARSSQTEDSATTHLGFRCAR; encoded by the coding sequence ATGACCCGCATCCCCGCGGGGCGGCTGCTCATGGGCTCCGTCGACTTCTACCCCGAGGAAGGGCCGGTGCACGAACGCGAGATCGAGGCGTTCGATCTGGATCCGTACCCGGTGACGAATGCGGAGTACCTGCGCTTCGTCACCGAGACCGGCTACGTGACGGTCGCCGAGCGCCCCCTCGATCCTCGCGAGTTCCCGGGCGCTGATCCGGCCACGCTCGTTCCCGGTGGGCTGGTGTTCACCCCGACCGACGGCCCCGTGAATCTGAACGAGTGGCAGCGCTGGTGGCGCTGGCAGCCCGGGGCGCACTGGCGTGCGCCCGAAGGGCCAGGATCGGACGTCGACGGACGCCTCGAGCATCCGGTCGTACAGATCGCCTTCGAGGATGCCTCGGCGTACGCCGCCTGGGCGCATAAGCGGCTACCCACCGAAGCAGAGTGGGAGTGGGCGGCTCGAGGAGGGCTCGTCGGCGCGCGCTACGCGTGGGGCGAAGAACTGCGCCCGGACGGAGAGCTCATGGCCAACACCTGGCAGGGAGACTTCCCGTACCGCAACTCCGGAGCCGCCGGCTTCATCGGAACGTCCGCGACCGGGGCGTTCCCTGCCAATGGCTTCGGCGTGCACGACATGATCGGCAACGTCTGGGAATGGACAGCGGATACGTGGAGCGCTCGTCACAGCATGAGCCCGACGATCCAGCCCGGTGAACGCCGCAACCTTCTCGGCGTGGACGCCGGAGGTCCCCCACGTCGGGTGACGAAGGGCGGCTCGCACCTCTGCGCCCCGGAGTACTGCCGGCGCTACAGGCCCGCCGCGCGAAGCTCCCAGACCGAGGACTCCGCGACCACCCATCTGGGTTTCCGCTGCGCGCGATGA
- a CDS encoding DUF202 domain-containing protein produces the protein MTESTLFDPGLQPERTELAWRRTALAIAVCSLLSLRVLPVALPAPAAAFGVIPGLLGLLAACAIWMAARRRQTRLTAFLTGTSSRTPHGGGLLISVAVLAVAFGAAAILFVTISVLT, from the coding sequence ATGACAGAGTCGACGCTCTTCGATCCCGGTCTGCAGCCCGAGCGCACCGAGCTCGCCTGGCGCCGCACCGCCCTCGCCATCGCCGTCTGCTCGCTGCTCTCGCTACGGGTCCTCCCCGTGGCACTACCGGCCCCCGCCGCGGCGTTCGGTGTGATACCGGGCCTCCTCGGCCTTCTGGCGGCATGCGCGATCTGGATGGCTGCGCGTCGCCGCCAGACCCGGCTTACCGCGTTCCTGACCGGTACGTCATCGCGCACACCGCATGGCGGTGGCCTACTCATCTCAGTGGCGGTGCTGGCGGTCGCCTTCGGCGCGGCAGCGATCCTCTTCGTGACGATCTCGGTGCTGACGTGA
- a CDS encoding YidH family protein, with protein MRRFPTSVYGTGEEPDPRFSLANERTFLAWTRTALALIAGGVALEVLGLDLHPGFRLAASLVLIVAGTAVAPLAWWEWSRTERALRRSLPLPGAISAVVLGIIVLVVGLLVIAGVIWR; from the coding sequence ATGCGCCGCTTCCCCACATCCGTGTACGGCACCGGCGAGGAGCCGGATCCGCGTTTCTCACTCGCGAACGAGCGCACCTTCCTCGCGTGGACGCGCACGGCACTCGCTCTGATCGCCGGCGGCGTGGCACTCGAGGTGCTCGGTCTCGATCTGCATCCCGGCTTCCGACTCGCGGCCTCGCTGGTCCTCATCGTCGCCGGCACGGCAGTCGCGCCGCTCGCATGGTGGGAGTGGAGCAGGACGGAGCGGGCTCTGCGTCGGTCGCTGCCACTGCCCGGTGCGATATCGGCAGTCGTCCTCGGCATCATCGTGCTCGTCGTCGGCCTGCTCGTCATCGCAGGGGTCATCTGGCGATGA
- a CDS encoding MFS transporter: MTYTSTTEAIATARPFGWRDKVGYLFGDFGNDFLFILASSYLLIFYTNVLGLNPAHVGTLFLLVRLLDAFTDVGWGQFLDRHIPSVAGRFRPWIIRAAIPLVVVSALLYAPFAADWDYTVKLIWATATYILWGSVFYTMVNISYGSLASVMSEEPAERASLSVFRGVGANLAGIFVALVPPLFIYANVDGVSQVLPPAFFATGVAFSAAALVFYIVCYSLVRERVRAVPGRAKASFPALLRSLAGNRALLSLMGGNLVLMLSSLLTGSVGAYLWLNYFNNGALSGVAALANVVPALIAAPFAAALGRRCGKKEMLVVLLFASAAIYLLLFFLGITSPWVFIVLSIVAGFGVGMFNLLVWAIITDVVDHQEVRTGQRDDGTVYAINTWARKLGLALAGGLGGYALAIIGYEAGTDTQAAGTVQGIYTIATLVPGVLYAIVALILLFWFPLDRRTVEANSAELSSRRAVVVG, encoded by the coding sequence ATGACTTACACGAGCACGACAGAAGCGATCGCCACCGCGAGGCCGTTCGGCTGGCGCGACAAGGTCGGATACCTGTTCGGAGACTTCGGCAACGACTTCCTGTTCATCCTGGCGTCGAGCTATCTCCTGATCTTCTACACGAACGTCCTCGGACTGAACCCGGCGCACGTCGGAACCCTGTTCCTGCTGGTGCGTCTCCTCGACGCGTTCACCGATGTCGGCTGGGGCCAGTTCCTCGATCGGCACATTCCGTCGGTTGCCGGGCGGTTCCGTCCCTGGATCATCCGCGCGGCCATCCCCCTCGTCGTCGTGAGCGCCCTGTTGTATGCGCCGTTCGCGGCGGACTGGGATTACACCGTCAAGCTGATCTGGGCGACAGCGACGTACATCCTCTGGGGGTCCGTCTTCTACACGATGGTCAACATCTCCTACGGTTCCCTCGCCTCGGTGATGAGCGAGGAGCCCGCCGAACGAGCGTCCCTCTCGGTCTTCCGTGGAGTGGGGGCGAACCTCGCGGGGATCTTCGTCGCCCTCGTGCCGCCTCTGTTCATCTATGCGAACGTCGACGGCGTATCGCAGGTGCTTCCGCCGGCGTTCTTCGCGACCGGCGTGGCCTTCTCGGCCGCCGCGCTCGTCTTCTACATCGTCTGTTACTCGCTGGTGCGAGAGCGCGTGAGAGCGGTGCCGGGTCGTGCGAAGGCGTCGTTCCCCGCCCTGCTGCGTTCGCTGGCAGGCAACCGCGCTCTCCTTTCGCTCATGGGCGGCAATCTCGTGCTGATGCTGTCGTCGCTGTTGACCGGTTCGGTGGGTGCCTACCTCTGGCTCAACTACTTCAACAACGGTGCGCTCTCGGGTGTCGCGGCGCTCGCCAACGTCGTTCCCGCGCTCATCGCCGCACCGTTCGCCGCCGCACTCGGTCGTCGCTGCGGCAAGAAGGAGATGCTCGTGGTGCTGCTCTTCGCGAGCGCGGCGATCTATCTGTTGCTCTTCTTCCTCGGAATCACATCGCCATGGGTGTTCATCGTGCTCAGCATCGTGGCCGGGTTCGGGGTGGGCATGTTCAACCTCCTGGTGTGGGCGATCATCACCGACGTCGTCGACCATCAGGAAGTGCGCACGGGGCAACGCGATGACGGCACGGTCTATGCCATCAACACGTGGGCACGCAAGCTCGGGCTCGCGCTCGCCGGCGGCCTCGGAGGTTACGCCCTCGCCATCATCGGCTACGAGGCCGGCACCGACACACAGGCGGCAGGCACCGTGCAGGGCATCTACACCATCGCCACACTCGTGCCTGGCGTCCTGTACGCGATCGTCGCGCTCATCCTGCTGTTCTGGTTCCCGCTCGACCGCCGCACGGTCGAGGCGAACAGCGCCGAGCTGAGCAGCCGACGCGCAGTCGTGGTGGGATGA